A genomic window from Flavobacterium azooxidireducens includes:
- the bglX gene encoding beta-glucosidase BglX: MKLIQSIVLALLISTSLFAQKGNKTKAPVSKSEFIEDLLSKMTLDEKIGQLNLPTSGDITTGQANSSNVAKNIEEGKVGGLFNIKSASKIREVQKIAVEKSRLKIPLLFGMDVIHGYETTFPIPLGLSSTWNMPLIERSAQIAAKEASADGINWTFSPMVDISRDPRWGRVSEGSGEDAYLGSQIAKAMVNGYQGKDLSLNNTILACVKHFALYGAPEAGRDYNTVDMSHIRMYNEYFPPYKAAVDAGVGSVMASFNEIDGIPATGSKWLMTDVLRKQWKFNGFVVTDYTGIPEMTDHGMGDLQTVSALALNAGIEMDMVGEGFLSTLKKSVNEGKVTVQQIDNATRLILNAKYDLGLFEDPYRYCDLKRNKTDIFTQAHRSEARKTAAESFVLLKNEKGILPLKKSGTIAVIGPLGNNSLNMPGTWSVATKHESAVSLTKGMQEILGKSAKVIYAKGSNLVADAAYEERATMFGKTLNRDNRTKEELLNEALQVAAQADVIVAAIGESSEMSGESSSRTELGIPDVQKELLDALLKTGKPVVLVLFTGRPLVMVEENQKVSTILNVWFPGTEAGYAITDVLFGDENPSGKLTATFPRSVGQIPIFYNHKNTGRPLGNKEGKFEKFKTTYIDERNEPLYPFGYGLSYTSFSYSNLKISNSKLNPNGKIIASVEVTNTGNYDGKEVVQLYIRDLVGSVTRPVKELKGFQKILLKKGEKQTVSFEITEEDLKFYNSDLEFVAEPGQFDVFIGTNSDTTEKVQFELVK, encoded by the coding sequence ATGAAATTAATACAATCAATAGTCTTAGCTCTTCTTATATCAACGTCATTATTTGCTCAAAAAGGAAATAAAACCAAAGCTCCTGTTTCTAAATCGGAGTTTATCGAAGATTTACTTTCTAAAATGACTTTAGATGAAAAAATAGGTCAGTTAAACTTACCTACTTCCGGTGATATTACAACCGGTCAAGCCAATAGTTCTAACGTAGCAAAAAATATTGAAGAAGGAAAAGTAGGCGGATTATTTAACATAAAATCAGCATCAAAAATTAGAGAAGTTCAAAAAATTGCTGTAGAAAAAAGCCGACTTAAAATCCCATTGCTTTTTGGAATGGATGTTATTCACGGTTATGAAACCACCTTTCCAATTCCACTCGGATTATCCAGCACATGGAACATGCCTTTAATTGAACGCAGTGCTCAAATTGCTGCCAAAGAAGCCAGTGCAGACGGAATCAACTGGACGTTTTCACCAATGGTGGATATTTCCCGCGATCCTCGTTGGGGAAGAGTTTCCGAAGGTTCCGGTGAAGATGCTTACTTAGGTAGTCAAATTGCCAAAGCGATGGTAAATGGATACCAAGGAAAGGACTTATCTTTAAATAATACAATTTTAGCATGTGTAAAACATTTTGCTTTATACGGTGCTCCCGAAGCCGGCCGTGATTATAACACGGTAGATATGAGTCATATACGAATGTATAACGAATATTTTCCTCCATACAAAGCTGCTGTGGATGCCGGAGTTGGTTCGGTGATGGCTTCGTTCAACGAAATTGACGGAATTCCAGCCACCGGAAGTAAATGGTTAATGACCGATGTACTTCGTAAACAATGGAAATTCAATGGTTTTGTAGTGACAGATTACACCGGAATTCCGGAAATGACCGATCACGGAATGGGCGATTTACAAACCGTTTCTGCTTTAGCATTAAATGCCGGAATTGAAATGGATATGGTAGGTGAAGGATTTTTATCCACACTTAAAAAATCGGTTAATGAAGGAAAAGTAACTGTTCAACAAATTGATAATGCTACTCGTTTAATTCTAAATGCAAAATACGATTTAGGTTTGTTTGAAGATCCGTATCGTTATTGTGATTTAAAACGAAATAAAACAGATATTTTCACACAAGCTCATCGTTCAGAAGCAAGAAAAACAGCCGCAGAATCTTTCGTATTACTAAAAAATGAGAAGGGAATTTTACCTTTAAAAAAATCAGGAACAATCGCTGTAATTGGTCCACTCGGAAATAATTCACTAAATATGCCGGGAACTTGGAGTGTAGCTACCAAACACGAAAGTGCTGTTAGTTTAACCAAAGGAATGCAGGAAATTTTAGGTAAATCAGCTAAAGTAATTTATGCCAAAGGAAGTAATTTGGTCGCTGATGCCGCTTATGAAGAAAGAGCTACCATGTTCGGAAAAACATTAAACCGAGATAACCGAACTAAAGAAGAATTGCTAAACGAAGCGTTGCAAGTTGCTGCTCAAGCCGATGTAATTGTTGCTGCCATTGGCGAATCGTCTGAAATGAGTGGTGAATCAAGTAGCCGCACCGAATTAGGAATTCCCGATGTTCAAAAAGAATTATTAGATGCTCTTTTAAAAACAGGAAAACCGGTTGTTTTGGTTTTATTCACAGGAAGACCTTTGGTTATGGTGGAAGAAAATCAAAAAGTTTCAACCATTTTAAATGTATGGTTTCCAGGAACAGAAGCAGGTTATGCCATCACCGATGTATTGTTTGGTGACGAAAATCCATCCGGAAAATTAACGGCGACTTTCCCTAGAAGTGTCGGACAAATTCCGATTTTTTATAATCATAAAAACACAGGAAGACCTCTAGGAAACAAAGAAGGAAAATTTGAAAAATTTAAAACAACTTACATCGATGAACGCAATGAACCTTTATATCCATTTGGATATGGATTGAGTTACACATCATTTTCCTATTCAAATTTGAAAATTTCTAATTCTAAATTGAATCCCAACGGAAAAATTATTGCTTCTGTTGAAGTGACCAATACCGGAAATTATGACGGAAAAGAAGTCGTTCAACTTTACATTCGCGACCTTGTTGGTTCTGTAACGAGACCGGTAAAAGAATTAAAAGGTTTCCAAAAAATACTTTTGAAAAAAGGAGAGAAGCAAACTGTTTCTTTTGAAATTACCGAAGAAGATTTAAAATTTTATAATTCCGATTTAGAATTTGTTGCCGAACCGGGACAATTTGACGTTTTCATCGGAACAAATTCTGATACTACCGAAAAAGTACAATTTGAGTTAGTTAAATAA
- a CDS encoding family 43 glycosylhydrolase, which produces MKNLYIIIFFLMGITSAFSQQKTYCNPINIDYGYCPIPNFVTQGKHRATADPVITFFKDKYYLFSTNQWGYWHSNDMLNWEFVSRKFLRPEHKVYDELCAPSLSFVNDTLLVIGSTHSKEFPLWMSKNPEVDDWKELVHKHQAGAWDPQIFWDQEKDEVYMYYGSSNLYPLYGLKLNRKTFQPEGEPVPVLALNDDEHGWERFGENNDNTFLQPFTEGAFMTKHNNKYYLQYGAPGTEFSGYADGVYVGNNPLGPFEYQPHNPFSYKPGGFARGAGHGGTYQDNNNQYWHVSTIGICVKNNFERRIGIWPSGFDDDGVMYSNTAYGDYPTFLPSQKKNHLTEHFSGWMLLNYNKPVQVSSTLGGFQANFAVNEDIKTYWSAKTGNKGEFIISDLGEMSTVNAIQINYADQDAELMGKPENTTGHKYILYASNDGKNWKVIVDKSKSTKDVPHEYIEFQTPIKTRFLKLENHGMPTGKFALSGFRAFGKGSSEKPKDVQNFVPLRSAPKIKGERRNVWFKWQQEPAADGYVIYFGKSPDKLYGSIMVYGKNEYYFNGLDRSDVYYFQIEAFNNNGIGPRSEIKKSE; this is translated from the coding sequence ATGAAAAACCTATATATCATAATATTTTTTTTGATGGGAATAACTTCTGCGTTTTCCCAACAAAAAACCTATTGTAATCCAATCAATATTGATTACGGCTATTGTCCAATTCCAAATTTTGTTACACAAGGAAAACACAGAGCCACTGCCGATCCTGTGATTACTTTTTTCAAAGACAAATACTATCTCTTTTCCACCAATCAATGGGGTTATTGGCACAGCAACGATATGTTGAATTGGGAATTTGTGTCGCGAAAATTTCTTCGTCCCGAACATAAAGTGTACGACGAATTATGTGCTCCTTCTTTGTCATTTGTCAATGATACGTTGTTAGTGATTGGTTCAACACATTCTAAAGAATTTCCGTTATGGATGAGTAAAAATCCGGAAGTAGATGATTGGAAGGAATTGGTTCACAAACATCAAGCCGGAGCTTGGGATCCGCAAATTTTTTGGGATCAGGAAAAAGATGAGGTGTATATGTATTACGGTTCCAGTAATTTATATCCGTTGTATGGTTTGAAATTAAATCGAAAAACATTTCAGCCGGAAGGTGAACCTGTTCCCGTTTTAGCATTAAATGATGATGAACACGGTTGGGAACGATTTGGCGAGAACAACGATAATACCTTTTTACAACCTTTTACCGAAGGTGCATTTATGACCAAACACAACAATAAATACTACTTGCAATACGGAGCTCCCGGAACCGAATTCAGTGGTTATGCTGATGGAGTTTATGTTGGAAATAATCCGTTGGGACCATTTGAATACCAACCCCATAATCCATTTTCCTATAAACCGGGCGGATTTGCAAGAGGAGCAGGGCATGGCGGAACTTATCAAGACAATAACAATCAATATTGGCACGTTTCCACGATTGGAATCTGTGTGAAAAATAACTTCGAACGCCGTATCGGAATTTGGCCATCAGGATTTGATGACGATGGTGTGATGTACAGTAATACTGCATACGGTGATTACCCCACCTTTTTACCATCACAAAAGAAGAATCATCTGACTGAACACTTTTCAGGTTGGATGTTACTGAATTACAACAAACCAGTTCAGGTTTCTTCAACCTTGGGCGGATTTCAAGCTAATTTTGCAGTAAATGAAGACATTAAAACCTATTGGAGTGCAAAAACCGGAAACAAAGGCGAATTTATTATTTCCGATTTAGGCGAAATGAGTACGGTGAATGCCATTCAAATTAATTATGCCGATCAAGATGCAGAATTAATGGGAAAACCTGAAAATACAACGGGTCACAAATACATTTTATATGCTTCAAACGATGGAAAAAATTGGAAAGTGATTGTTGATAAAAGCAAAAGCACCAAAGATGTTCCACATGAATACATTGAATTTCAAACTCCAATAAAAACAAGGTTTTTAAAACTCGAAAATCACGGAATGCCAACAGGAAAATTTGCGTTAAGCGGATTTCGTGCTTTCGGAAAAGGTTCTAGTGAAAAACCTAAAGATGTTCAAAATTTCGTCCCGCTTCGTTCAGCTCCAAAAATTAAAGGTGAACGAAGAAATGTTTGGTTCAAATGGCAACAAGAACCTGCGGCAGATGGTTATGTAATTTATTTTGGAAAATCGCCGGATAAATTATACGGTTCAATCATGGTATATGGAAAAAATGAATATTATTTTAATGGTTTAGATCGTTCAGATGTGTATTATTTTCAAATTGAAGCATTCAATAATAACGGAATCGGACCGAGAAGTGAAATCAAAAAATCTGAATAA
- a CDS encoding MFS transporter, which produces MSQEQQTKWGQFIPLVTVFFFWGFVAASNDILIPVFKKAFDLTQGQSQLVSVAFYVAYTVGSLIYMGISYLTKRDIINRIGYKNALALGLTISALGTLLFYPAANNGSFPLMLSGLFIVGLGFSLQQTVANPLAISLGPISTGSQRLTMAGGINNFGTTIGPLIVSFAIFGSAASANTDVSIESVKIPYLILGAAFILVAVLLKFSSIPDRVEEVIEIEDVTRPSKKSALQYPQLILGMIAIFVYVGVEVSTASNLPDFMESKLGFATKDIAPYVSLYWASLMIGRWTGAVEAFSVTASTQKILKFLAPYIAFGVFLVVNAIAKSDLTPFYVYALVIVVLIAADIASKGNPARMLLIFSTLGITALLVGMSTTGMLSVYAFTSVGLFCSTLWPCIFTLAISGLGKNTNQGSNFLIMMIMGGGIVSWLQGVVADKTDIQFSYIVGVACFVYLAFYAWKVSGILRNQGIDFDKKVSGGH; this is translated from the coding sequence ATGAGTCAAGAACAACAAACCAAGTGGGGACAATTCATTCCGTTAGTAACCGTATTCTTCTTTTGGGGATTCGTGGCGGCAAGTAACGACATCTTAATTCCCGTTTTCAAAAAAGCATTTGATTTAACGCAAGGACAAAGCCAATTGGTCTCAGTGGCTTTTTATGTTGCTTATACCGTTGGATCATTAATCTACATGGGAATTTCCTATTTAACCAAACGAGATATTATTAACCGAATTGGTTATAAAAACGCTTTGGCTTTAGGATTAACCATTTCTGCTCTAGGAACATTATTGTTTTATCCGGCTGCAAATAATGGTTCATTTCCATTAATGCTTTCGGGTTTATTTATTGTAGGGCTTGGGTTTTCATTACAACAAACAGTTGCTAATCCATTAGCAATTTCGTTAGGGCCAATTTCTACAGGTTCACAACGTTTAACGATGGCAGGAGGAATCAATAACTTCGGGACAACGATTGGACCACTAATTGTGAGTTTTGCCATTTTTGGTTCGGCAGCTTCAGCTAATACAGATGTGAGTATTGAAAGTGTTAAAATTCCCTATTTAATTTTAGGGGCTGCGTTTATTTTAGTGGCTGTTTTACTTAAATTTTCATCTATTCCAGATAGAGTAGAAGAAGTAATTGAAATTGAAGATGTAACTCGTCCATCCAAAAAATCGGCTTTACAATATCCACAATTAATTTTGGGTATGATAGCCATTTTTGTTTATGTTGGCGTAGAAGTTTCAACGGCTAGTAATTTACCTGATTTCATGGAAAGCAAACTTGGTTTTGCTACAAAAGATATTGCTCCTTATGTTTCTCTTTATTGGGCATCGTTAATGATTGGTCGATGGACTGGTGCTGTTGAAGCATTTAGCGTTACCGCAAGCACACAAAAAATATTGAAATTCTTAGCTCCTTATATCGCTTTTGGTGTTTTCTTGGTTGTAAATGCCATTGCGAAAAGTGATTTGACTCCTTTTTACGTATATGCATTAGTAATTGTTGTTTTAATTGCTGCCGATATTGCAAGTAAAGGAAATCCTGCTCGAATGTTATTGATTTTCTCTACGTTAGGAATTACAGCCTTACTTGTTGGAATGTCTACAACAGGAATGCTAAGTGTATACGCTTTTACCAGCGTTGGTTTATTCTGTAGTACGTTGTGGCCATGTATTTTTACATTAGCGATTAGTGGATTAGGAAAAAATACTAATCAAGGAAGTAATTTCTTAATTATGATGATTATGGGTGGAGGAATCGTGAGCTGGTTGCAAGGAGTTGTTGCCGACAAAACTGATATTCAATTTAGTTATATTGTTGGAGTAGCATGTTTTGTTTATTTAGCTTTTTATGCATGGAAAGTGAGCGGAATCTTAAGAAACCAAGGCATTGATTTTGATAAAAAAGTGTCCGGTGGACATTAA
- a CDS encoding DUF5686 and carboxypeptidase regulatory-like domain-containing protein, whose translation MKYKIVLILNLVSLISFGQIKGKITDESGNPLPFVNIYIENTYIGTTSNENGFYELSVQNQEKVAVVYQYLGYKTQKHILNINKFPYTFDVKLIEENYNLNEVVLSSKDNPANAIIRNAIANKKKNSMKTARFTADFYSRGIFRLKNAPKKILGQELGDFDGALDSTGTGILYLSETVSKIIFEKPDNLNEKIIASKISGRDNGFSYNTARATMYDFYDNTIEVNISMVSPLSENAFSYYKYTLDGVFYDERNNLINKIKVTPRRDAEPVFEGYIYILEDSWAIYGIDLDIKGYRMKQEFLDVMKLKQNFSFNDNNQLWAKNSQSLEFEAGAFGIKFTGKFTHVYSNYDFKDSFDNKTFSREILSFEDNANKKDDAYWSQMRPVPLTEEESDDYIRKDSIQLVRKSKPYLDSIDRLNNKFKIQKIITGYSYQNSEKNWRLNYAGLFKLPLYNTVQGWNLSTTLSYTKRSEDDRKYTTFGTKFNYGFAEERFRATGYFMSRLNAKTNSFLSIKGGSEVTQFNQNEPIGKLANTVVSLFLKENHMKVYEKNFASVTYSQEVINGLHMQGSLEYAERSPLFNNTDYVIIKNKIDFMSNNPLDEDDYLNPGFERNNLVKANVNARINFGQKYFSRPDGKFIIPNEKYPTLYLGYEKGFAASESKYNYDLVAARVFYEQTLGNKGKFALNLKGGKFFNADEISFVDYKHFNGNQIIISPNNRYLDMFNLLPYYSHSTNDSYTEMHIEHNFDGFIMNKIPLLNKLKSSMIIGYHQLATPDKKPYQEFSIGLDKLGFGKFKLLRLDYIRSYNGTTLLNDGIMIGLELLKVLD comes from the coding sequence ATGAAATATAAAATCGTTCTTATACTTAATTTAGTATCATTAATTTCATTCGGTCAAATCAAAGGAAAAATAACTGATGAATCAGGAAATCCTTTGCCTTTTGTAAATATTTACATTGAAAACACCTATATAGGAACAACTTCAAACGAAAATGGCTTTTATGAACTTAGTGTTCAAAATCAGGAAAAAGTAGCTGTTGTTTATCAATATTTAGGGTATAAAACGCAAAAACACATCTTAAACATAAACAAATTTCCCTATACTTTTGATGTTAAATTGATTGAAGAAAATTATAATTTGAACGAAGTTGTTCTGAGTTCAAAAGATAATCCGGCCAACGCCATCATTCGAAATGCGATTGCTAATAAGAAAAAAAACTCAATGAAAACAGCTCGATTTACAGCTGATTTTTATTCACGGGGAATTTTCAGATTGAAGAATGCTCCTAAGAAAATTTTAGGTCAAGAATTAGGTGATTTTGATGGTGCATTAGATTCTACCGGAACCGGAATTTTATATTTATCGGAAACTGTTTCAAAAATCATCTTTGAAAAACCTGATAATTTGAATGAAAAAATTATCGCTTCTAAAATTAGTGGTAGAGACAATGGTTTTAGCTATAACACGGCCAGAGCAACGATGTATGATTTTTATGACAATACGATTGAAGTAAATATCAGCATGGTTTCTCCGCTTTCTGAAAATGCTTTTAGCTATTACAAATATACTTTGGATGGTGTTTTTTATGATGAACGAAACAACTTAATCAATAAAATAAAAGTAACTCCGAGACGAGATGCAGAGCCTGTTTTTGAAGGTTATATTTATATTTTAGAAGACAGTTGGGCGATTTACGGTATTGATTTAGACATTAAAGGCTATCGAATGAAGCAAGAATTTTTAGATGTGATGAAGTTGAAACAGAATTTCAGTTTTAATGACAATAATCAACTTTGGGCAAAAAATTCGCAAAGTTTAGAATTTGAAGCCGGTGCTTTCGGAATCAAATTTACAGGAAAGTTTACGCATGTTTACAGCAATTATGACTTTAAAGATTCTTTTGACAACAAAACTTTTTCAAGAGAAATTTTGAGTTTTGAAGACAATGCCAATAAAAAAGATGATGCGTATTGGAGCCAAATGCGACCCGTTCCGTTAACCGAAGAAGAAAGTGATGATTACATCAGAAAAGACAGTATTCAGTTGGTTCGAAAATCTAAACCCTATTTAGATTCGATTGATCGTTTGAATAATAAATTTAAAATTCAGAAAATTATCACTGGTTATTCTTATCAAAATTCAGAAAAAAATTGGCGTTTAAATTATGCGGGATTGTTTAAACTTCCTTTATACAATACGGTTCAAGGTTGGAATTTATCTACCACATTGTCGTATACCAAACGAAGCGAAGACGATCGAAAATACACCACTTTTGGAACAAAATTTAATTACGGTTTTGCCGAAGAACGTTTTCGTGCAACAGGTTATTTTATGTCACGACTTAATGCCAAAACAAATAGTTTTTTGAGTATTAAAGGTGGTAGCGAAGTCACACAATTTAATCAAAACGAACCCATAGGCAAGCTTGCAAACACGGTAGTTTCTTTATTTTTAAAAGAAAACCACATGAAAGTGTATGAAAAAAACTTTGCAAGTGTTACCTATAGTCAAGAAGTTATAAATGGACTTCACATGCAGGGTTCATTGGAATATGCAGAAAGAAGTCCGCTTTTTAATAACACCGATTATGTGATTATTAAAAATAAAATTGACTTTATGTCGAATAATCCGTTAGATGAAGATGATTATTTAAATCCTGGTTTTGAACGAAATAATTTAGTGAAAGCAAATGTAAATGCTCGTATCAATTTTGGACAAAAATACTTTTCCAGACCTGATGGAAAATTCATCATTCCGAATGAAAAGTACCCTACCTTATATTTAGGCTATGAAAAAGGTTTTGCCGCAAGTGAATCAAAATATAATTATGACCTTGTTGCTGCCCGAGTATTTTATGAACAAACACTTGGAAATAAAGGAAAATTTGCCCTTAATTTAAAAGGTGGGAAATTCTTTAATGCAGATGAAATATCATTTGTTGACTACAAGCATTTCAATGGAAATCAAATTATCATCAGTCCAAATAATCGGTATTTAGATATGTTTAATTTACTTCCATACTATTCTCACAGCACAAATGATAGTTACACGGAAATGCACATTGAGCATAATTTTGATGGTTTTATTATGAATAAAATTCCATTGCTCAACAAACTGAAATCTAGCATGATTATAGGTTATCATCAATTAGCAACACCGGATAAAAAGCCTTATCAAGAATTTAGTATTGGTTTAGATAAATTAGGTTTTGGAAAATTTAAATTGCTACGATTAGATTATATTCGATCATACAACGGAACTACTTTGTTAAATGATGGAATTATGATTGGTTTAGAATTATTGAAGGTTTTAGATTAA
- the aroQ gene encoding type II 3-dehydroquinate dehydratase, whose protein sequence is MKIIIINGPNLNLLGKREPDIYGNQSFEDFFKSLQEKYPNLELFYYQSNIEGELIDKIQETGFSFDGIILNAAAYTHTSVGIGDAVKAIQTPVIEVHISNTFAREEFRHHSYISPNAAGIIVGFGMKSYELALLSLLK, encoded by the coding sequence ATGAAAATTATAATAATTAATGGTCCAAACTTAAATCTTTTAGGAAAAAGAGAACCGGACATTTATGGTAATCAATCGTTTGAAGATTTTTTTAAATCGCTTCAAGAGAAATATCCTAATTTGGAATTGTTTTATTACCAAAGCAATATTGAAGGGGAATTAATTGATAAAATTCAAGAAACCGGATTTTCATTTGATGGAATTATTTTAAATGCTGCGGCTTATACACATACTTCTGTTGGAATTGGAGATGCTGTAAAAGCCATTCAAACCCCAGTGATTGAAGTACATATTTCCAACACATTTGCTCGTGAAGAATTTAGACATCATTCGTATATTTCGCCCAATGCTGCCGGAATAATTGTTGGCTTTGGAATGAAAAGTTATGAATTGGCACTTTTATCACTATTAAAATAA
- a CDS encoding M14 family metallopeptidase, producing the protein MRKKILFFFLFIFGFSQAQNDYFNYEDLSQKLKELASKNKSCSVKSIGKSSGGKDIWLLTLSSSEKAKPALLITAGIDGKHQAGTQIAVKLIEQLLDDANLSKLLEEKTLYFVPSVNPDAISAYFTKLKYEKSGNATKTDDDRDGKIGEDGFEDLNNDGFITQVRIEDVTGSYIESPDDERILVKADPSKNQVGKYNLISEGFDNDKDGKFNEDISEGVNIDKNFTFDHPVFEKGSGVYVASEPETRALLDFLYLNQHIYGVLTFGMHNNLSEAPKFDSKSASSRIVKSWLENDVKAAEHVSKLYTEKAAIKDGPKLPMTKGNFAQTAYYHAGKFSFSTPSWWIDKAEEKKDSTEAKTEKSKKGEKSEVNPEIEFLKWSERNQLNNLFVNWTSIKHPDFPNRKAEVGGFVPYVMNNPPSKFLDESAVKHKLFLVELMNAMPKIETSIPVVEKLDSNLFRITIKVVNKGMLPTYAEIGDKIRFISRMKTEIKLNGNQKMVSGRKYFLRNTLQPDESEEYSWLVSGSGTATITAGCATTGIKEIKVELK; encoded by the coding sequence ATGAGAAAAAAAATACTATTTTTCTTCCTATTCATTTTCGGATTCAGTCAAGCCCAAAATGATTACTTCAACTACGAAGATTTATCCCAAAAACTCAAAGAATTAGCATCAAAAAACAAATCATGTTCCGTTAAATCAATCGGAAAGAGTAGTGGCGGAAAAGATATTTGGCTTTTAACACTTTCATCATCCGAAAAAGCCAAACCCGCACTTTTGATTACTGCCGGAATTGATGGAAAACACCAAGCCGGTACTCAAATTGCCGTTAAACTAATTGAGCAATTGCTTGACGATGCCAATCTTTCTAAATTGTTAGAAGAAAAAACGTTGTATTTTGTTCCTTCTGTAAATCCTGATGCCATTTCGGCGTACTTCACTAAATTAAAGTATGAAAAAAGTGGAAATGCAACCAAAACTGATGATGACCGTGATGGAAAAATAGGCGAAGATGGTTTTGAAGATTTAAATAACGACGGTTTTATCACTCAAGTTAGAATTGAAGATGTAACAGGAAGTTATATCGAAAGTCCCGATGATGAACGAATTTTAGTCAAAGCCGATCCTTCAAAAAATCAGGTTGGAAAATATAATTTGATTTCCGAAGGATTTGATAATGATAAAGATGGTAAATTCAACGAGGATATTTCGGAAGGTGTAAACATCGATAAAAATTTCACGTTTGATCATCCCGTTTTTGAAAAAGGTTCCGGTGTTTATGTTGCTTCTGAACCGGAAACCAGAGCATTACTCGATTTTTTATATCTCAATCAACATATTTATGGTGTGCTAACATTTGGAATGCACAATAATTTATCGGAAGCTCCAAAATTCGACAGCAAATCGGCCAGCAGTAGAATTGTAAAAAGTTGGTTGGAAAATGATGTGAAAGCAGCTGAGCATGTTTCAAAATTGTATACCGAAAAAGCAGCCATCAAAGACGGACCAAAATTGCCGATGACAAAAGGTAATTTTGCTCAAACAGCTTATTATCATGCTGGAAAATTCAGTTTTTCAACGCCTAGTTGGTGGATAGACAAAGCTGAAGAGAAAAAAGATTCAACCGAAGCAAAAACCGAAAAATCTAAAAAAGGAGAAAAATCAGAAGTAAATCCTGAAATTGAATTTTTAAAATGGTCAGAAAGAAATCAGTTAAACAATCTATTTGTGAATTGGACAAGCATTAAACACCCTGATTTTCCTAACCGAAAAGCAGAAGTTGGCGGATTTGTTCCGTATGTGATGAATAATCCACCATCTAAATTTTTAGATGAATCAGCAGTAAAACACAAATTATTTTTGGTAGAATTAATGAATGCTATGCCAAAAATTGAAACGTCAATTCCTGTGGTAGAAAAGTTGGATAGCAATTTATTCCGCATCACCATTAAAGTGGTTAACAAAGGAATGTTGCCCACGTATGCTGAAATTGGTGATAAAATCCGTTTTATTTCTCGTATGAAAACAGAAATTAAGTTAAATGGCAATCAGAAAATGGTTTCAGGAAGAAAATACTTTTTACGAAACACGCTTCAACCCGATGAATCGGAAGAATATTCGTGGCTGGTTTCCGGATCAGGAACAGCAACAATTACTGCCGGTTGTGCAACAACGGGAATCAAAGAAATTAAGGTTGAATTGAAATAA